In a genomic window of uncultured Sphaerochaeta sp.:
- a CDS encoding sugar transporter: MKTSRIRFVILAVLLLLCSVTLYAQEAGLVVRSPLFGPTSKAYEVSEDLVIQSYAAQLGLGAVAEPVEPEARVLSAISNGSYPVTPGDTFRLVYLDGLKTISADLQADGNCTVTIPGLGSIQGKNLTFQQLRDQILTMVQTYHSYSNPQLVFTGTGSFSVSVIGEVVGTRVVPAWGLSRLSEVVSSATPYASTREVSITHADGTIESFDLYKALRKGELSQDPLLQSGDVITLRRADRIILLGGHVYEKGTYQIDGSEDLNDLIAKYSGGVLSGSDVQNIRIQRYNPDTGAWQVHYANLFSGERFELEHLDRVFVDMLQPSLQSVVVEGAVSSTEAYDNLSSTALMGYSSGRIFYQFYPGETIRQMLSTIAVRLLTVSDLEHAYLLREDTRIPLNVQQILYGNDAQGAQRLQAGDTILIPFSQRFVSVSGGVARSGVFAYVPDKTANYYIALAGGLSDDASYPASIKVYDRDGKKTDGEAVVEPESTIVVAKNTFVKDIAPTVAIIGLVSSIIGIVAAVVNILVDTKSL, translated from the coding sequence ATGAAGACATCGAGAATCAGGTTTGTGATTTTGGCTGTATTGCTGCTCCTATGCAGTGTCACCCTTTACGCCCAGGAAGCCGGATTGGTAGTACGATCTCCGCTCTTCGGCCCGACCTCAAAAGCGTATGAGGTCTCTGAAGACTTGGTCATACAATCCTATGCAGCCCAATTGGGGCTTGGGGCGGTTGCCGAACCTGTTGAACCTGAGGCTCGGGTGTTGAGTGCAATCAGCAACGGATCCTATCCGGTTACCCCCGGCGATACCTTTCGCTTGGTCTATCTGGACGGATTGAAGACCATCTCCGCTGACTTGCAGGCTGATGGGAATTGTACGGTCACCATCCCCGGCTTGGGATCCATACAGGGAAAGAACCTGACCTTCCAGCAATTGCGTGATCAGATTCTGACCATGGTGCAGACCTACCACAGTTACTCGAATCCCCAGTTGGTCTTCACTGGCACCGGATCGTTCTCCGTATCGGTCATCGGTGAGGTTGTAGGAACACGTGTGGTTCCTGCGTGGGGTCTGAGCCGCCTCTCCGAAGTAGTCAGCAGTGCAACACCCTATGCTTCCACCCGCGAGGTGAGCATCACCCATGCTGACGGAACCATCGAGTCCTTTGATTTGTACAAGGCTCTTCGCAAGGGCGAATTGAGCCAAGATCCTCTGTTGCAGAGCGGGGATGTCATCACCCTCAGGCGTGCTGACAGAATCATCCTGCTTGGTGGGCACGTGTATGAGAAAGGAACGTACCAGATAGACGGAAGCGAAGACCTGAACGACCTCATTGCCAAGTATAGCGGGGGAGTGCTTTCCGGATCGGATGTACAGAACATCCGGATCCAGCGCTATAATCCGGATACCGGCGCTTGGCAAGTGCACTATGCAAATCTCTTCAGCGGGGAACGGTTCGAGCTCGAGCACCTGGATCGGGTGTTTGTTGATATGCTGCAACCGAGTCTACAGAGTGTCGTGGTTGAAGGAGCTGTATCCTCCACCGAAGCCTATGACAACCTCTCCTCGACTGCGTTGATGGGCTACTCCTCAGGACGGATCTTCTACCAATTCTATCCAGGTGAAACCATCAGACAGATGCTTTCCACCATTGCGGTGCGGCTGCTTACGGTAAGCGACCTTGAGCATGCATATTTGCTTCGCGAAGATACGCGCATTCCTCTGAATGTCCAACAGATTCTCTACGGGAATGATGCACAAGGGGCTCAGCGGCTGCAGGCAGGCGATACCATCCTGATTCCGTTCTCCCAGCGTTTTGTGTCGGTAAGCGGCGGGGTGGCTCGTTCAGGTGTTTTTGCCTACGTACCTGACAAAACAGCCAACTATTATATTGCTCTTGCAGGAGGGCTCAGCGATGATGCCTCCTATCCGGCATCCATCAAGGTGTATGATCGGGATGGAAAGAAAACCGATGGGGAGGCTGTGGTTGAACCGGAGTCGACCATTGTGGTTGCCAAGAATACCTTCGTAAAGGATATTGCACCTACGGTTGCCATCATCGGTCTGGTAAGTTCCATCATCGGCATTGTCGCAGCGGTGGTGAACATTCTTGTCGACACCAAGAGCCTGTAG